In one Brienomyrus brachyistius isolate T26 chromosome 12, BBRACH_0.4, whole genome shotgun sequence genomic region, the following are encoded:
- the LOC125705083 gene encoding neuronal membrane glycoprotein M6-a-like gives MEEDMDEGQTSKGCFECCIKCLGGIPYPSLIATILLYAGVALFCGCGHEALSGTVTILQNYFEVVRGPIDSLDVFAMIDIIKYVIYGIASAFFVYGILLMVEGFFTTGALRDLYGDFKITTCGRCVSALFIMLTYIFMLAWLGVTAFTSLPVFMYFNVWNICQNTTAVDNLCLDLRQFGIINIREEKKVCSASEKFFKMCESNELDLTFHLFVCALAGAGAVVIAMIHYLMVLSSNWAYVKDACKMQKYEDIKSKEEQELHDIHSTRSKERLNAYT, from the exons GCTGCTTTGAGTGCTGCATCAAATGCTTGGGCGGCATCCCGTATCCATCCCTGATCGCTACCATCCTGCTCTACGCCGGTGTGGCGCTCTTCTGTGGCTGCGGCCATGAGGCGCTGTCCGGCACCGTCACCATCCTGCAGAATTACTTTGAAGTGGTTAGAGGCCCTATTGACTCCTTGGATGTCTTCGCCAT GATCGACATTATAAAATACGTGATTTACGGTATTGCGTCTGCCTTCTTCGTGTACGGCATCCTGCTGATGGTGGAGGGCTTCTTCACTACCGGGGCCCTCAGGGATCTGTACGGCGACTTCAAGATCACGACCTGCGGCCGCTGTGTTAGTGCCTTG TTTATCATGCTGACGTACATCTTCATGCTGGCCTGGCTGGGAGTGACTGCCTTTACGTCACTGCCAGTCTTCATGTACTTCAACGTCTGGAATATCTGCCAGAACACTACTGCCGTTGACAACTTGTGCTTAGATCTCCGCCAGTTTG GAATTATAAACATCAGAGAGGAAAAGAAAGTGTGTTCTGCATCTGAGAAATTCTTCAAGATGTGCGAATCGAACGAG CTGGACCTGACATTCCACCTCTTTGTCTGCGCTCTTGCGGGAGCCGGAGCTGTGGTGATCGCCATG ATTCATTACTTGATGGTTCTCTCGTCTAACTGGGCCTACGTGAAAGATGCATGCAAGATGCAGAAGTACGAGGACATCAAGTccaaggaggagcaggagctgcACGACATCCACTCCACCCGTTCCAAAGAGCGCCTCAATGCGTACACATAA